CTGGTATGGAGCGCGGAAGAAGCCGCCGGGCTGGACCACGGCGATGCCGCCATGGCACGGGTGGCCGGCACCCGCATCTGCGCCTCCTACATCAACTACTACGTCGGCAACAGCGTGGTGGTGGTGCCGGAATTCGGCGACCCCAACGACCTGCCGGCGCAGCAGCTGCTGGCCGACCTGTTCCCGCAGCATCGCGTGATCGGCATTGCCAACACGCGGGAGATCCTGCTGGGCGGCGGCAATATCGCCTGCATCACCTCGCCGCAATACGCCGCGCAGCACCGCTGAGCGCATGGCAGCCGTCGTCATCGGCATTGCCAGCTGCTGCTGGACGCTGGAACGGCAGCAGCACCACCTGGTGGGCGAAGAGTGCATTGCCGCCGTCAGCGCCATGGGCGCGGTGCCGGTGCTGCTGCCGGCCCTGGCCGCGCAGCAGCCGGCAGCCATGCTGCTGTCCGCCATCGACGGCCTGCTGCTGCCGGGCAGCCTGTCCAATATCGACCCGCGGCAGTATGGCGCGCCGGCCGTGCCGGGCGACTTTGCCGACCCGGCGCGCGATGCCACCAACCTGCCGCTGATACGCGCCGCGGTGGCGGCGGGCGTGCCGCTGTTCGGCATCTGCCGCGGCCTGCAGGAAATCAACGTGGCCTTCGGCGGCACGCTGACGCGGGCGGTGCAGGACGAGCCCGGCCGGCTCGACCACCGCGAGCCCGCGGGCGAGCGTGAAGCGCTGTACCAGCCGGCGCACGATATCCGGCTGGTGCCGGGCGGGCTGCTGCATGGCTGGTATGGCGAGCCGGTGGCGCGGGTCAACTCGCTGCATCAGCAAGGCATTGCCCGCCTGGCACCGGCAC
This Vogesella sp. LIG4 DNA region includes the following protein-coding sequences:
- a CDS encoding gamma-glutamyl-gamma-aminobutyrate hydrolase family protein, coding for MAAVVIGIASCCWTLERQQHHLVGEECIAAVSAMGAVPVLLPALAAQQPAAMLLSAIDGLLLPGSLSNIDPRQYGAPAVPGDFADPARDATNLPLIRAAVAAGVPLFGICRGLQEINVAFGGTLTRAVQDEPGRLDHREPAGEREALYQPAHDIRLVPGGLLHGWYGEPVARVNSLHQQGIARLAPALRAEAHAPDGLIEAVRVEGAAAFALGVQWHPEWRPQENRLSQTLFSAFRDSCLLRRQLRAKNAAPAGR